The genomic region ACCGTCCATGAGAGAGGAAGCACATGCTCGCTTTTTTCTTGCGCAGTCTTGAAGCCGCGATGATTTTCACCTTCGCCGGTGTGGGCGAATTGGTAGACCAGCGCGGTGGCGTGCTCAATGTCGGCGTTGAAGGCATCATGCTGTTTGGCGCGACGTTGGGCTTCATCGCCACCAAAACCACCGGCAGTTATGCGTTGGGGTTCGCTGTGGGCGTCCTGGTGGGGGCGTTGTTGGGGCTGGTGCATGCGTTCTTCTCCGTCACCTTGCGGGTAGACCAGGTGGTGAGCGGCATGGGAATCTGGATTTTCGGCTTCGGCATCACCACCTACATCGGCAGCGCCTACACGGGACCGCTGGGGCTGGACCGTTTGCCCACCACCTTCGGCATTTCGCCCTTCTTCTTCGTCGCCGTTGTGCTGGTGGTTGTCGTCTGGTTTGTGCTGAACAAAACCAGTTGGGGGCTGGAAATCCGCTCGGTGGGCGAAACGCCCGACGTTGCCGAAGTCTCCGGCGTCAGCGTGACGCGCATCCGCTACGCCTGCACGGTCTTTGGCGGGGCGCTGGCGGGGTTCGCAGGGGCGCTCTACGCGCTCTACTACAACCCCGTCTGGAACTACAACTTCCTCATGGGGTGGGGCTTCATCTCGCTGGCACTGGTCTTTTTCTCCATGTGGAACCCCATCCTGCTGTTGGGG from Ardenticatena maritima harbors:
- a CDS encoding ABC transporter permease, yielding MLAFFLRSLEAAMIFTFAGVGELVDQRGGVLNVGVEGIMLFGATLGFIATKTTGSYALGFAVGVLVGALLGLVHAFFSVTLRVDQVVSGMGIWIFGFGITTYIGSAYTGPLGLDRLPTTFGISPFFFVAVVLVVVVWFVLNKTSWGLEIRSVGETPDVAEVSGVSVTRIRYACTVFGGALAGFAGALYALYYNPVWNYNFLMGWGFISLALVFFSMWNPILLLGGAVLFGTLWQLSLNPELVLPGLFSRYIWRTVPFIVTILVLVLISTDWFRTRWGAARPQALGEPYVKE